One part of the Diceros bicornis minor isolate mBicDic1 unplaced genomic scaffold, mDicBic1.mat.cur scaffold_55_ctg1, whole genome shotgun sequence genome encodes these proteins:
- the LOC131403188 gene encoding ral guanine nucleotide dissociation stimulator-like — protein MTHFNRVVECIITTCIGDPSMTAQDRARVVELWIQVAKECHGLRNLSSLHTIFWALEGPSIQRLKETWRQVSRWVGLSPCEHHLGGPDTPHRAGIALQSVGTSWETANPGDRV, from the exons atgacccactttaacagagtggtcgaatgtatcatcaccacctgcattggggacccgagcatgacggcccaggacagggccagggtggtggagctctggatccaggtggccaag gaatgccacggcctgaggaacctttcctctctccatacgatcttctgggctctggagggcccctccattcaacgtttaaaagagacgtggagacaggtgtccaggtgggtaggcctctctccatgcgagcaccacctgggtggaccagacaccccccacagggctggcattgcccttcagtcagttgggacctcctgggagacagcaaaccctggggatagggtctga